From the Variovorax paradoxus genome, the window GCCGGTGACGGTGAGGGTCTCGGGCACCAGCGCATCGGCAATCGATTCGCCCAGGCTCGCGCCGACATAGCCACCGGCCATGCGCGCGCCCACCACCAGGGCACCCGCCACCAGCGGGCCCGCAAGGCCGCCGGTGCCCACCACCGCGGCCACCGCCACGCCGGCGGCGAAACCCACCGCGATGCCGCCGATCAGCCCGCCTGCGAACTTGGCCCAGAAGCGCGCGTGGGCGTTGGTGTGGGCAATGGGGTCGTGCAGCCGCGCGGCGGGTTTACCGGCCATGGTGTGCGTGCAGCGTCAGGCCGCCCTGGGCTGGAAGCTCGCGAGCGTGCGCTGCCACAGCGCCAGTGCCTCTGCGTCGAAAGGCACGGGGCTGCTGGCGGTGAGCACCAGCACGTCGGGGCTTCCGGCCCGTTGCTGGAACACGGCCTGCCGCTGATACAGGGCCTGCCCGTTCTGCTTGAACTGCGTGGCGAGCTCGATGCCGCGAAGGTTGTGCAGGGGCGATCCGATGGCGACATCGCCGCGCGAGAGTTCCTTCAGCTGGCTCACCTGCCGCGTGAGGTCGCTCATCTGCCGCGCGACGAACTGCGCAAGGTTCTCCTGCGTCCGCAGCGCGTCGCGGCTCACGATGAGCGTGGTGCCCGAACCGTCGGGCATGGCCAGCACGTTCATCGAGCGGTCGACGCGTCCGTCGTCGGGCACGTCGAACTGGCCTTCGTTGATGTGATACCTCATCTCGCTGCTTTCCGGATGTGCGGCGTATGCGGTGTGAGGGTTACGCGGGTTGCACGGGTCATGTGGGATCGAAGGCCACGTGGGCCAGGCAGTCGGGATTGCGCTGCGCGAAGCCGAACGACAGCCGGCCCCAGCCGAGCGCGGCGGTGTAGCTGGTCGACTCGTCGAGCGAGCGGCCGCGCGGCACGTCGGTGAGGTCCAGCGCGGCGTAGTGCTGGCGCACTTCGGGCATCGGCACGCAGCGCCCCGCCATGTCGAGCACCAGGAAGCCCGGGTGCGCGCCTTCGCGCTTGATGCGCAGGTCGATGCGCGCCAGCTCGGTGCCGTCCGCCAGCCGCACCGGCGTGCCCTCGAAGAACCGGAAGACGTCCCCGCCCTCTGCATGCGTGTCGCGCAGGGTGGTGCCGAGCGTGCGGCCGACGCCCTGCATGGAAAACGGCAGCTGCGCGGCGAGCGCGTCGATGGCCTGCCAGAGCGTGAGGTGGGTGTTTCCGGTCATGGCGGTCTCAATGCTTGCCGGCATAGCTCTTGTCGTAGGAGTTGCCGTAGTACTGCGTGTACGGCTCGCCGGTGGTCGACGTGTTCAGCGTGCCGTAGTACTTGCCGGCGGCAGCCCGCGCGGCCTCGCGCGTACCGCCCTTGAGCATGCCGTTGTAGGCATCGTTGAAGGCGGCCACGTTGGCCGGGTTCGATCCCTTGAGGATGTCGACCTTGGCCGCGCGCCACACCTCGCGTTGCACCTGGATCTGGTTCAACGCGGCCTCGCCCTCGGAGCCCAGCATGCTGTTGACGAAAGCCGACTTCGAGGACACGTCGGGCTTGAACCGGTACGAATACACCGCGTGCCCGACCTCGTGCGAGAGCGATGCGGCGGTCCGGTAGGGGTCGCTCGCCTCGTTGCTGTCGATCACGATCTTCTTGACGCCCGGACTGGTGTTGGCATACGTGCCTCCGCCGGCCGCGCCATAGCCGATCTTCCATCCCTGGCCCTGCAGGAACTTGAGCTGCCGCTGCAGCGTGGGCGACCGCGCCGCGATGGCGTCGACGCCGGTGCCCAGCCCGGTCCTGGCGTAGCCGGGCGGCGCCGCCGCAGGCACGCTGCGCTCGCTGGCCTCGGCCGACGTGGCGGCTGCTGCGGGCGCCACCGGCACGGCGTCCTCCGTGGTGGCTTCCTCGCTCTGGCTGCCGATGGGTGCCTCGCAGTTCAGGAAGATCTTGCCGCCGCGCTGGTCGAGGTCTTCGGTGAAATTGACGAGGCCCTTCACGCCGTTGATCTTCACCGTGCCGTCGGCCAGCAGCACGATCGACGACTTCCCGCAGATGAGCGAGATGCTGGTCTTGCCGGTGACGAACACGTCCTGCTCGGCCGCCTGGATCACCACCGACTTGCGGCCAGTGACGGTGGCGTTGTTCTCGGTGGAGGTGACGGAGGCATCGGTCTTCGACACCAGGTTGATGGCACCGGCGCTGGCATGCGAGACGATATCGCCGCCCGACACCACGTTGACCTGGCCGCCCTCGCTCACCTGCGTGAACATGCCTCCGGCCACCAGCTGCGTGAGCTGCGCGCCGGTGGTCAGGGTCATGGCGGAGGTGGCGCGCACCGACACGCTCTGCCCCGAGCTGACGACGATCGGCTTGGGGCTGATCATGGTCTGCCCCTCGGGGCTCACGATGGAGACCACGGGCTTGTCGATCTTGCGCGACAGGTCGAGCATCTGCTGCGCGTCGGCCATGGCGGGGTCGGGGTTGTCCGAGACACCCGCCTCGGGCATGCCGCCCGCCGCCAGAGCCGCGACGGCCTGCGTCACGCCACCGGCCGACTGCACGCCCTGCACCAGCCCCATGAGCTGCTGGTTCTTTCCCTGCGCCATGGAACTCACCAGCGCCCTGGTGGACGACAGCGCCTGCCCCGCCGACTGCATGAGCGCGTTGCTCTGCGCCAGCGTGGCGCCCATGTGCTCATGGCCGTCGGGGTTGTCGCGGGAGACCTTCTGCGCGTAGTCCTGCGTGTAGGTGGTCAGCAGCAGGCCCTTGTCGGCGCGGATGGAGCCCCACTCGTTGGTGCGCAGCTCGAAGCCGTAGCTGCGCTGCACGCCCGAGCCCTGGTTCATCAGGTAGCCCATGTGCAGGTGGGTGTTGCCGTGGTCGGTCGACAGCTCGATGTGCTCGGTGCCGCGGCTGTCCTCGAAGCGCAGCATGTGCTTGCCGCCGCCGCCCTTGCTCCAGTTCGTCTGGAAGCCGGTCTGCGTCTTGTGGCGCGGCAGCTCCCACGGCGGCATCTGCGCGGCGTTGTAGACGCAGCCGGTCACGATCGGGTGGTCAGGGTCGCCGTTGAGAAAGTCGACGATCACTTCCTGCCCGATGCGCGGAATGTGCATGGCGCCGTAGTTGCTGCCGGCCCAGGTCTGCGACACGCGGATCCAGCACGAGGAGTTCTCGTCGCGCCGGCCGTAGCGGTCCCAGTGGAACTGCACCTTGATGCGGCCGTACTCGTCGGTGTGGATCTCCTCGCCTTCCGGGCCCACCACCACCGCGGTCTGCGGCCCGGTGGTGCGCGGACGGGGTGTGTTGCGCGCGGGGCGGTACGGCGCGCTGTCGGGCAGCACGTCGAAGGCCTGCCGGTAGCTCGTGCTGCTGGTCGATTCGCTGTAGGCGGCGTCGGCCGCGCCCACCACGCGCAGGGCGTTCTCCTGGAAGTCGTGGCTCACCGACTCGATCAGGTAGCGCCGGTTGTCCTCGGCATTGGGGTGGCGCGCCAGCTCGAACAGGTAGCCCGGCGCCATGTGGCGCAGGTTGCCTTCGGCGGAGACGAGCTCGCGGCGGCCGGCCAGTTGCTCCAGCCGCAGCCGCGCGTAGTTCTCGCCATCGCCCAGCTCGGTGTAGCCGCCGGGCCAGTCATAGATTTCGAAGTCGTCGCGGCTGTGGCCGGCCGGCTGCCGGCGCAGGGTGTCGATCTCGGCGTTGGGCTTCCTGAAGTCGTAGTCGTCGGCCGCGAAATTGCCCGGCGCGATGTCCTCGCCATGGCGCCAGTTGTCGATGAAGTCCTGCTCGAGGATCTGCGCCGCGAGCACGCCCGCGTGGTACGGCACCTTCACCGGACCGCTGGGCAGCGGCACGTGCGAGTCGGGTCCGTCGCACAGCACCAGCTGGTGGCTGCCCTTGGCGTGCGAGAAGAAGTAGTAGATGCCTTCCTGCTCCATCAGCCGGCTGACGAAGTTGAAGTCGGTCTCGGCGTACTGCACGCAGTACTCCCAGGTGCGGTAGTTGCCGGCCAGCCTCGCATCGATGGCGAAACCGTAGGGCGCGAGCACCTCCTGCAGGATCTGCGGCGCGGTCTTGAACTGGAAGATCCTGAAGTCCGAGCGCCGCGTGGCATACCAGAGCCAGGGCCGCAGCGTGGCCTCGTACACGCACATGTCGCCGTCGTCCTTGCCCACGCAGGCAAAGCGCGTGACCTGTCCACTGATGAAGCGCGTGCCCGGCCCGCCCAGCTCGGTGGCCAGGTTGACCTCGATGGTCATGTCTTCGCCGAGCATGCGCTTGGGCGCGATGCCGGCCATGTCGCTCACGAGCCGCACGCGCGACTCGAAGAGCGTGGAGATGGCCTCCTGCCCCGTCATCGAACGGAACTTGAGGCGCTCGCCCAGCGCACTGTGGGCGATGAAGCTGCGGGTCATTTCCAGGCGCTGCGCCGGGGAAGATCAGGCTTCCTTGTTTTCCTTGATGTTCCAGCCCAGGACCGTCTCGGCGCCCTTGCCGCCCTTGTCGGTCTGCTCCCAGTACTGCTGCTTCACCTTCGCGGCCTGGAAGGCGTACTGCACGAACACGGCATCGGAGCCCTGCTCGGCCGTGTACTGCACCGAGGTGACCAGCACTTCCTCGAGCGTGACGCGCGTGTATTCGATCTGCGAGCCGCCTGCCTTGCACACCGACACCTCGACCTTGGCAAGGTGCTTGCCGCTGGCGCAGTTCTTCAGCACGGCAGGCGCGGCCTTGTCGATGCGCGCGAGCACCTGCAGGTCGTTGAAGCTGGCCTTGCCCACGCCGCCACCGCCGCCGCTGACCATGTTGCCGGGCTGGGTGGCGCCCCACGAGAACGACTTGATGTCGCTCCAGTCCTTGTGGTTCGAGTCCTTCGATTCGCCGTTTGCGCTCTCGACGCGCATGAACATGTCGACTGCCATTTGCTCAACTCCCTTGGTTTCGTGTGCCCACGGGCACGGTTGCTTACGGTGACCTTCTGATGTCGGCTTCCGCGTGCCGGTGACACGGCAGCGGGAGCCCCGGATGCGAAATCGGCACGTGACAGCGGATGCCTTCGCAGGAGCCCGAACCTTAGGGGAAGCCCGCAGTGCACGCCAGTGCACAAAGGCACGAGAAAAAAGGACTACAGGAATCGACCCGAAAGCCTGCCAGAGCGGAAGAAACGACTACTCACGGGCTTTCAATGCATCCATTCGGCTGAATTCCAGGCGACGCTGTCGCCGTCACTGCACGGCGGTGCGTCGCCGATGCAGGGCGACCCTCAACGGCCCCAGTCGTCCTGCAACAGGCGCGCACGGATGTTCGGCCTGTCCGGCCTGTCCGGCCTGTCCGGCGTGTCCAGGTGCAGCGGCCAGGCTGGCGACGGCACGGCGCCGGGGTCGAGCGCCCCGGACAATGCCGCCTCGGTGGCGAGCTCGGATTTCCACAGCACCTTGTCGCGGTACACCAGCAACCAGGGCAGATCGTCGGGAATGCTGTCGCCCACGAACTCCGCGTGGTCCTCGAGGTCGAGCCACAGCCAGACCTCGCCGGCATTCGCGCCCTGCGCCGCACGGTCGAACACCGGCCGGAACTCCCTGCATTTGCGGCACCAGCTCTCTGCGGCCAGCAGCACGACGAGGAAGGAGCCGGGTTGGCGAAGCCTTCCGGCGATGGTCGCGGCGTCGCTCCACGGGTCCAGCATGTCGAAGCTCATGGCGAAGGCGGCGTGCGCCGCAAGGTGTGAAAGCCGACGCGCGCCTGCGCATGGCCCGGTTGCAGGAAATACAGGGCCGTCGAGGCCAGTGCATGCAGTTCGACCGCCGTGCCGTCGGCCAGCAGCCGATCGGCCAGCTCCACCGTCAGCGGCTGGCCGAGCAGGATGCGCCCCCCGGTTGGTGCGTCGACATGGACCGCATTCACTGCGGCGATGTCGGGAAGCGGCAACGTGTCGTCACCGTCGAGCGCTGCGCTCACCGCGCCCTCGCGCGTCAGGGGCGACGCGCGGGCTGGAAGCGGCAGCCCCGTCAGCGTCTGCCACACCCAGCCCGCATACGCGGCGCTCTCCGGCTGCGCCATCTGCCGCACGACGTAGGGCAGATGCGCGGGATCGCCGTGGCTGAGTGCGAAACCCAGCCCCAGCCGCGACGGTAGGAATTCGAACAGGCCCGGAAGGTTGCCGTGTCCATGCGGTGCCATCCAGCCGAAGCATCGGACCCAGCGGTTCAATCGCCGCTGCGCCTGCCTGCGCTCCCAACCCGTTGCCGACGAGAGAACGGACGCCTGCGAAGCGATGCTCTGCCACAGCGCCGCGGTGGCCGGGCCTCCGGTGGCACGACGCCCGGCATGAAGCGCGATGGCGGCCTCTGCGCGCACCGGTGCGGCCGATGCACCAGGAGTGCCAAGCAGGCCTTGCAGCAGCAACATCGACGTTTCATCTCCGGGCACCACCGGCGCGGCGCGGCATGCGGCGGCCGCGACGTGCATGCTGGAACTGCGCAGGTAGTGCGACACGGGGTGGGCCAGCGAACGGACGCCGTTGGCTCCGCGCAGCACAGCCGCGCGCAATGCAGCGACCTGTGCAATCTCGTTGTCCGGCGCGCCACTGAGCATGCGCAGCGAGCGGCTCGCCGCGTCCGCGGGCAGGCAGGCCAGTGCACCGATCAAGCCGCGCAGCAGCACCGCCGGCTGGCGCGCAACCAGCTGCATCACCGCGGCCAGCGCCGCGGCGTCGTCCCGGCGCAGCGAAAGCCAGGCGGCCACGTAGGCTTCTCCTGGCTTCATCCACCGGTCGAGCGCCTTGAATGCGGCGAGCTGGCCAATCTCTCCCGCCACGAAGAGGCCGTCCAGGTGCGCCCCGAGCAGGCCCTGAAAGCGCGCGATGCCTTCGAGGCCGATGCGCGGCGACATGGCCGCCGCGTCGAGCTGCGTCCAGTAGAAGGCCGCGTCCTCGGCATGGCGCCGCACGAGCGCATCGATCGTCCGCGGTGGAGACCGCGGCACAGAAGCCACCGGCAAGGTCACGGCTCCATCTCGTTGCGATTGAAGATGGCATGCCACGCGGCGCCGTCGTGAAACGCCGCACCGTGCATGCCTGCCATCAGCAACATGCCGCCGGCCGCCGACAGGTTGCCGGCGCAGACCGTGATCTCGGAAGGCAGCTCGAGCCGGGTCACGGTGTTCCCGTCGATCTGCCACAGGCCGTGGTCGCTGGTTGCCCACACCTTGCCGGCGTGCCAGACGATGTCCTTGAACGGCAGCGTCATGTCGCCGCGATGGACGAGCGTCCATTCCTGGCCACGGCCGCGGAACACGGAACCCGACTGCGCGCCGATGTACACCTGCCCGTCGCCCGCGCAGCACACCGAATGCATCAGCATGTTCGAGGGAAAGGCGAGCTGGGTCCAGCGGCTTCCGTCGCAATGCCAGACGCGGCCACGGCCCGCCACGGCGTACAGGTCGCTGGCCGAGAAGCCGTCGATGTCCTCGAAGGCCATGTTGGCCGAGCGATCGGCATCGTCGGCATCGGCCCGGGTTTCCAGCGGCAGATCGAGGGCCAGCGATTCCCAGTCGTCGAGGCCCCGGCGGCGGCACACGGTGTGCCCGCTGCCGACGACGTAGAGCTGGCCGTGGACCATGCGGATGCGCTGCACGGCGCCTCGGCGCGGGCCTTCCCTGCGCTTGGGGATCGGCGACTCGAAGTCCGAACTCCCTCCTCCGCGCACGAAGACCATGCCGCCCGTGTCGACGCACACGACCTGGTCGACCGGCAGTGCCGCGGCACCGACGAAGGTGCTCTCGAAATTCTCGAAGCCTTGCCAGCCCATGCGCGCGCCGGCGGGCTCGTCGCCGTAGTAGCCGATCTCGCGCTTGGAGACGCGTGCCTCCGAGATCGGACTGGCCTCGGCGCTTTCCTCGATGTTGCGGGCGATGAAATGAAAGTAGCCCTGGCTGCGCACCGCGCAATCGGTGATCTGGTAGCCGCGCAGGCACTTGTCGTATTCAGCTTGGGTGATCATGAATGTTCCTTCGATTCATTTGCCGGGGCCGCCGGAGCCGCCGCCGCCCTTGGCGCCGCCCAGGCCCGAGACCGCGGGCAGCGGCTTGTTGCACTTGCTCTTGTAGTACGCATCGAGCTGCGCACGCAGGCACTTGGTGTCGCACTTCGACTCCGGAAAAGTCTCCTGCACGCTGCGCACGCCGATGTCGCGGGCCTTGCCGTAGCTGAGGGTATCGCTGCCGAACCATCCGTTGCGATGGCGCTGGATGCCACGGTCCAGGGCCTGGTGCGCCATGCCGTGCGAGCCGTTGCTGTTGTTGGCGCCCTCGACGCACACCGTGGGCGCCGAGCCCTTGGTGTAGCCGGGGCAGTTGCCGTTCTTGGTCATCTCGTCCGGCAGGATGTGATGGCCCGTCTGCCCGGGGCAGCAGCCGTCGCCGCCCAGGCTCTCGGCGGCGCCGGTCTTGTTGTACGGCACCAGCTTGCAGCGCCGTGCACGCGTGCACGCGTTCAGGCGCGACAGCACGCCCATGCCGTCGGCCATCAGGTCGGTGGGCGTCTTGTTGGCCATGTTGCCGGCGAGCGCGGCCAGCTCGTCCTGCGCCTTCTTCGCGATGTCGAGGATGGAGCCCATCTCCTTGATGGTGCCGTAGGCCTCCGAGCTGATCTGGTAGGTCTCGTACGCCGTGCTGCCCCAGTCGTAGACGTTCCAGGCCGTCGCGACGCCCTCGGTCACGATCGCGCCGACGCCGCCGACTGCCGCGCCGCCCAGCCCCACGCCCCAGCGCGCGGCCGAGCGGGCACCCATCTTGAGAGCCTTCTCCTTGGCGGCTGCGATGGCCTTGTCCTTGACTTCCTGGCCGACCTTGTCCAGCAGCGGCTTGAGCTGCGCCTCGATGGTTCCTGCCAGGTCGTCGGACATGCCCTTGAGCAGCGAGTTGAACTCGTCGGCGTACTCCTTCGAATCGGGCTTCATCCACAGGCCGTCGCAATGCGACATCCAGCCGTTGCCGGCCGTCGAGGTGAACGGGTACTTGGCCTTGACCTTCGACACCATGGCCTCGAGCGCCTCGACCCGCTTGGCGCCGAGCATCTTCTTGAGCACCGGATGGCGGTTCTTGTCCGAGCGCTCCTCCTCGGGCTTGCAGGCCTTGTCGATCTTCTTGAAGTCGTCCGCGCACGCCGCCCTGACGTCGGGCGTGTCGAGGTAGTAGGTGGTCGGCGTGTTGGCGGGTGTGGCCATCGGGCTCAGCCGTGGTTGTGCGTCATCGGATCGGTATGACGGCAGACGTTCAAGCCTTCGAACTTGACGTTGGGCGACCAGTCGACGAAGTAGGCATCGCCCTTGATGGTGTGGCTGACAACGCCCATCGGGAAGGCGCGCGTGGCAGGCTCGTTGCCGATGCTGTTGGCAAGGAAGGACTTGTTGCGCACCGCGGCCGGCGTGCCGCAGATGAAGACGGTGGTGGTGCCGTTCTTCAGGTCCTTCGCGAAGGCGGTGTTGGTGTACGGCACGACGACGGGCCCGGCCGGCGGCGCGGGCGGGCTCCAGCAGGGGTCCATCCCGGGGATGACCGCCTTGCCGTCCGCGGCGCGGGAGCAGATTTCGTCGTCGTTCGCATAGACGTGGGTTTCCATGGTTCGAACCTATGTTTGATGCAGCACGACCGCGCAGCGCAGGCCATCGTCGTTGGCCAGGTGCACGACGCCCAAAGTGCCGGGGCGGGTGTCCGCGCGCGGCATGAGTTCGCTCAGCCAGGCCAGCGCCGCGGGGCCGGTGGCCGAGCCGATTTCGCCGAGCTTGTCGGCCAGCGTGAGCTGTTCGGGCATTGCTCCGCGCGCCATGAGGCGGGTGAAGGCGTTGGCCGCCTCCTTCGCGAAGAACACCTCGCCGTTCTGGTCGCCGAGCCGGAACTGCAATGCGTCCGGCGCGACGCCAGCCCGCGCGCAGGCTGCGCGCACGGCGGCCGTGAGTCCCTGTCCGCGCGACGGCACCGAGCCGTCCGGGCGTCCGCTCTCGCTGCCTTCGCTCCAGCCGCCGATCAGCAGCGCGCCGCGGCCGGCGGCGGGTGAATGCCGCCGCAGCAGCACGGCGCCGGCGGCCTCGCCAGGCAGGAAGCCGTCGCGGTTGCCGGGCACCATGAGGCGCTCGTCGCGCAGGTAGTGCTCGATGGCCGCGGTGTTGAGCAGGCTGTCGGCCCCGACGAGCAGCACCTGCTCGACCGCGCCGCCGTCCAGCAATTCGAACGTGAGGCCCAGCGCCGCGGCAAGACCCGCGCGCCCCAGGGGCAGGATGCGCGAGCTGCCGTGAAACCGCAGGTCGAGCTGGCGCGCGGTGAGCGTGATGATCGCGGCGTAGGGGCTCGCCGCCATGTCCGGCCGCTCGGGTTCGGGCGCGAGCATCAGCAAGGCCGTGCGGGCCGCATCGAAGCCGTGCTGCGCACGCAGGCAGTCCTCGATGGCCAGGGCGGCCCAGCGCGCCACGCGCTCGCTGCCCCAGCAGTCTGTATCGGGCAGGGGCGCGACCTTGATGGCGGCGCCGGTGTCGGTCACGAAGTGACTGTCCTGGAAGTGGTCCATGTTGGCCCGCAGCGCGCAACTCGCTGCACCCAGGTGATAGCCGACGGCGCAGCAGAGGCCGGCCGCGGCGATCTCCAGGACTGTCGACGAACGGTGTGCGGACGCGCTCATGCGGCACGCGCCTGAACGTCGGGCGCGGCGAAGAAGCTCGGCTCCCCGCAGCCGGTGCAACCGCTGTCGCTGCCGTTCTGCCGCGCGGCCCACCAGGCCGGATCGACGGGGCCGATGGCAATCACGTCGAACTCCTGCAGCCGCCGGCGGATCGGTGTGCTGGCCCGCCACACGACGCTGAAGCGTCCGGCATCGGGTTCGAAGAAGAGCGTGTCGACCGCCGCCACGGGCGCTTCGGTGCTGTAGTCGGTGCGCAGCACGCGCACGCCCATGCCGTCGAGCGGCGGAAGCCTGAAATGCACCCTGGGCCGGCCCTGCATCAGGTGATGGAACACCACCTCCTCGCCACCATGGGGGTAGTCCATCTGCTGGTCGCGGGGGGCGCACTGGTTGAACTGCTCGTCATGGTCTTCGGGCAGGAAAGGAAAGACGTCCTCCTGCCACTGTGCGTCGTAGGTCCCGGCGAAGTCCTTGCGCGGAGCCCAGTGACGCGCCACGGCCGAGAAGGCGGCCGGCTGGTGGTTGCCGCGCGGCTTCTGCACCGGCTGCCCGACCGCCTCCAGGCAGGGGGCGGGATGGCCTTCGAGCTGGGCATCGGAAAGGGACCCGGGCCATCCGATGCCGACCGGGTTGGCCAGCAGGACGCTGGGCTGCCGCGCATCTTCATGCGCGCCGCCGAACGCCAGCCCGTAGTGCAGCGGCATGCGCTCGAAAGGCTCGGCCTCGTTCAAGGCCCAGGCGCCGCCCAGGCGCCTGCGCCAGGTGCGTGGCCCATGGACCTGAAGACTCTTCTGCAGGTCGCCCAGCCGCCAGCCGGCCTGCAGCTCCCTGACGGGCCGGCCATCGGGGCTGTGCGCACAGGCATCGAACAGCACGTCGCAGCGTGGCTTGTGACGCACGAAGTCGCTGCCGTAACGCATGGCGCTCTCTCCGGGCGCGCCATGGAAGAGATCGGCGTGGGCCAATGCCTCGGGCGGCAGCGGCCTCGGACGTTCGCCCGGCGCGGGAATGCGCCAGGTGGCCTTGGCCACGACCACGAGGTGCTCGCGGCCCTCCACGTCCAGTGCGGTGGTGATGCTCGTGGCGAGATGCTTCGAGCTGCAGACGACTTCCATGGTGGTGCTGCGGTGCCCGGCTCAGTTGATGTTGACCGAGCCGCCCAGGATGCGCTGCGTGGCGCTTGCCTGGCTCGTGATGTAGGTGCCACGGAATTCGATGCGGCCGTCGGCGCTGAGCACGATGGCGGCGTCGCCGCAGCGCAGTTCGATCTCGTGCTGCGCGTTCAGCACCACCCGTTCGCCGTCGATCAGCGCTTCCGCCGGTGGACGCGCGCTGCGCGGCGGTTCGGCATCGAGAACGAAGCCGAGCACCATGGGCTGGTCCGGCGCCCCGCCGCGGAAGCCGAGTGCCACGGTCCTGCCGATGTCCGCCTCCGTCACCTCCAGCAGCGTGAACGCCGGTACGTCGGCCAGCGAAGGCACGTCGGCGCTGACGCGGACGCCGGACGCACCGGCGCCTGTCACGGTGCCGATGGAGATGCCGTCCACCTTCGCGGCGGGCAACGCGCGCGCCGGTTGCGACGGCCGATCGAGAACGGCTTCGAGCAGGCTGCGCTCGACGCCGTCCGCCGATGCATCCGATGCAGACGACTGAAAGCCTGCAGTGCCCGGCGTGCCCGTCATCGTCGTGGCTTTCATCAGTTCTCCCGCACCTTCAGCCCCTTGATGCTGATGTGATCGTCGGCGTTGAAGATCTGCTCGCCCGTGGTTCCGAGGCTGTAGGTATGGCCGTTGAAGATGATGGTGCCGTCGGAGCGCATCGTGAACCGCGACTTGCCGACGGTCACACTGAATTCGTCGCCCGCCGTGATGTCGAAGCTCTTGCCCACGTTGACCGATTTCGACAGCCCGACCTGCTCGCCCTGCGTCAGCGCCACCGTGGTGTTCATCGCGGCACCCACCGACACCTGGTAGCCCAGCCCGATGGTCAGCGCCTTGGCCAGTCCGATGGTTTCCGCCTTGGCCATGGCAACGGTCTCGGCCTTGTTGCCGCCGATGGTCACCACGCGGTTCTCGCCGATCCGGATGGTTTCGTTCAGCCCCACGGATTCGCTGCGGTTCATGCCGATGCCGATGGTCTCGTTGAGATCCACCGTCTCGGAGCGGTTCCTGTGCACCGTGATGGTCTCGTTCAGGTCGACCGTTTCCGTGCGGTTCTTGTGGATGGTGATGGTCTCGTTGCCGTCGACGGTTTCGGTGCGGTCGTTGTGCACCGTGATGGTCTCGTCATGGTCGACCGTCTCGGTGCGGTCGTGCTTCACGTGCACGGTCTCGTCGTGGTCGATGGTCTTGCTGCGGTCGTGGCCGACCCAGTGCGTCTCGTCGTTCTCGACCTCGATGTCCTGGTTGCGCTCGGCGTGCAGCCACAGCTGCTCGGCGCCTTTCTTGTCCTCGAAGCGCAGCGCGTTGGCATTGGCCTCGCTCGCGCCCTCGGAGCTGCGCGTGAGCAGGCCGCTCTGCGTGGCGTTGGCAGGCAGCGCCCAGGGCGGCATGTTGTCGGCGTTGTAGACGCGGCCGGTGACGATCGGACGGTCGGGGTCGCCGTGCTCGAAGTCGACGATCACCTCCTGCCCGATGCGCGGGATCTGGATGCCGCCGAAGTTGGTGCCGGCCCACGGCGACGACACGCGCACCCAGCACGAGCTGTTCTCGTCCTTGCTGCAGTAGCGGTTCCAGTGAAAGCTGAGCTTCACCCGTCCGTATTCGTCGGTCCAGATCTCGCGGCCCGCGGGCCCGGTGACGATGGCGGTCTGCGGGCCGGTGGTGCGCGGGCGCGGCACGGCTGGCGCGCTGGCGCGGAAGGTCTTGCTCGCGGGAATCGCGTCGAAGTCGACGCGGCATTCGAACTCCTGCTGCGAGCTCGCGTCGCCGATGTCCTGAAGGCACAGCCGCGCGCCGGTCACGAGGTACTGGCGGTTCG encodes:
- a CDS encoding DcrB-related protein, whose protein sequence is MRYHINEGQFDVPDDGRVDRSMNVLAMPDGSGTTLIVSRDALRTQENLAQFVARQMSDLTRQVSQLKELSRGDVAIGSPLHNLRGIELATQFKQNGQALYQRQAVFQQRAGSPDVLVLTASSPVPFDAEALALWQRTLASFQPRAA
- a CDS encoding type VI secretion system Vgr family protein, translated to MTRSFIAHSALGERLKFRSMTGQEAISTLFESRVRLVSDMAGIAPKRMLGEDMTIEVNLATELGGPGTRFISGQVTRFACVGKDDGDMCVYEATLRPWLWYATRRSDFRIFQFKTAPQILQEVLAPYGFAIDARLAGNYRTWEYCVQYAETDFNFVSRLMEQEGIYYFFSHAKGSHQLVLCDGPDSHVPLPSGPVKVPYHAGVLAAQILEQDFIDNWRHGEDIAPGNFAADDYDFRKPNAEIDTLRRQPAGHSRDDFEIYDWPGGYTELGDGENYARLRLEQLAGRRELVSAEGNLRHMAPGYLFELARHPNAEDNRRYLIESVSHDFQENALRVVGAADAAYSESTSSTSYRQAFDVLPDSAPYRPARNTPRPRTTGPQTAVVVGPEGEEIHTDEYGRIKVQFHWDRYGRRDENSSCWIRVSQTWAGSNYGAMHIPRIGQEVIVDFLNGDPDHPIVTGCVYNAAQMPPWELPRHKTQTGFQTNWSKGGGGKHMLRFEDSRGTEHIELSTDHGNTHLHMGYLMNQGSGVQRSYGFELRTNEWGSIRADKGLLLTTYTQDYAQKVSRDNPDGHEHMGATLAQSNALMQSAGQALSSTRALVSSMAQGKNQQLMGLVQGVQSAGGVTQAVAALAAGGMPEAGVSDNPDPAMADAQQMLDLSRKIDKPVVSIVSPEGQTMISPKPIVVSSGQSVSVRATSAMTLTTGAQLTQLVAGGMFTQVSEGGQVNVVSGGDIVSHASAGAINLVSKTDASVTSTENNATVTGRKSVVIQAAEQDVFVTGKTSISLICGKSSIVLLADGTVKINGVKGLVNFTEDLDQRGGKIFLNCEAPIGSQSEEATTEDAVPVAPAAAATSAEASERSVPAAAPPGYARTGLGTGVDAIAARSPTLQRQLKFLQGQGWKIGYGAAGGGTYANTSPGVKKIVIDSNEASDPYRTAASLSHEVGHAVYSYRFKPDVSSKSAFVNSMLGSEGEAALNQIQVQREVWRAAKVDILKGSNPANVAAFNDAYNGMLKGGTREAARAAAGKYYGTLNTSTTGEPYTQYYGNSYDKSYAGKH
- a CDS encoding Hcp family type VI secretion system effector, coding for MAVDMFMRVESANGESKDSNHKDWSDIKSFSWGATQPGNMVSGGGGGVGKASFNDLQVLARIDKAAPAVLKNCASGKHLAKVEVSVCKAGGSQIEYTRVTLEEVLVTSVQYTAEQGSDAVFVQYAFQAAKVKQQYWEQTDKGGKGAETVLGWNIKENKEA
- a CDS encoding thioredoxin, whose protein sequence is MSFDMLDPWSDAATIAGRLRQPGSFLVVLLAAESWCRKCREFRPVFDRAAQGANAGEVWLWLDLEDHAEFVGDSIPDDLPWLLVYRDKVLWKSELATEAALSGALDPGAVPSPAWPLHLDTPDRPDRPDRPNIRARLLQDDWGR
- a CDS encoding WD40/YVTN/BNR-like repeat-containing protein, with the translated sequence MITQAEYDKCLRGYQITDCAVRSQGYFHFIARNIEESAEASPISEARVSKREIGYYGDEPAGARMGWQGFENFESTFVGAAALPVDQVVCVDTGGMVFVRGGGSSDFESPIPKRREGPRRGAVQRIRMVHGQLYVVGSGHTVCRRRGLDDWESLALDLPLETRADADDADRSANMAFEDIDGFSASDLYAVAGRGRVWHCDGSRWTQLAFPSNMLMHSVCCAGDGQVYIGAQSGSVFRGRGQEWTLVHRGDMTLPFKDIVWHAGKVWATSDHGLWQIDGNTVTRLELPSEITVCAGNLSAAGGMLLMAGMHGAAFHDGAAWHAIFNRNEMEP